The following DNA comes from Elusimicrobiota bacterium.
CCGGTCGTACAAATAGGTTTTCAAAACCCCATTTTCAATGAGCCTCGTGGGCTCGGAAGGAGTGCCTTCATCATCAAAATGGAAGGACCCTCTTGCCCCCGGAACGGTGGGGTCGTCATACACCGTCAATTTCGGATGGGCCACCCGCGTCCCGATTTTTCCCACATAGGAAGGCGACGTTCCTTCCAACACCGCGTCCGCCTCCAGGGAATGGCCAATCGCTTCATGAATCAAAGTTCCTCCAGCGGAGGAAGCAATCACCACTGGCATTTCCCCCACGGGCGCCTGCGGCGCGTCCAATTTCAGGTGGGCCCGTTTGCACACCTCCGCCGCCAAACGCTCCACTCGGTCCCCCTCGAACAATTCGAAACCCACCAATCCGCCCAAGGATTCATAGGCCGTTTGGGTGTCGCGCGCCCGTGCGGTGACCACGGTGAGACTGAAAACCGAATAGACCCTTTCTTCTCGATACGACTCCCCCAGTGAATTGAGATAAAAAATATTCTTAATTTTCTCTCCATAATTCACATTGATTTGGCGAATGTGGGGCCCCGTGTTGGCTGCTTTATAGGCGCGCTCGAGAAGCGCAATTTTCTTTTCAAGAGCAACAGTGGTGGGCGACTGTCGAATGTTGTGTGTTTTAGAAATGACTCCCCGACTCGCGCCGCAAGGCTTGGGGGATAGACCTGAAATTAAAGAATTCTTTAGCCGTATTAACTTCGATTCATTCTCAACGGACCCCTTCCCCGAAACGGGTTGGTTAAGATCGGCATGCGCGAACCGGGTTTCGGCTCCGTTCAGATAACGAAGTCCCGCGCCTGAATCATCTGAACGCGTAATAGACTCTATTCGTCCTTCCTCCCAACGAAGCGACAGGGTGGAAGACTCTTCGGCAAAATAATCTGAAAAGTCACCATATCCCAACAATTCTTGAAAGAAGGGAATCATGCTTTGGGAAATTTGAGTGTCACGCGGGTTCCTTTGCCAATCTCAGATTCCAATAAAATACTTCCTCGCATCGCTTCCATCACTTTTTTACAAAAGGCCAGACCCAAGCCCGCGCCCGCCACCTGCCCCGTGAATGAATTCTCCACCTGATAAAACTTCTGAAACACTTTTTCCTGCTCCTCTGGTGGAATGCCGACGCCATTGTCTGTCACATGAAGGGTCACAAAATCCCCTTGTTCCTTCGCGTCAACGAGAATTTTTTTGTCGGGTTTGTCATTGAACTTAAAGGCATTTTCAAGCAAATTTTTGAACACTTCTCTTAACAAGGCCGGATCCGCGGAAATTTTTGGGAGAGATGCCAAAGAAACATCCACTTTAATTTTCTCCTCCAACCCTTCTTCCACTCCTGTTTTGATGGCTTCATGAAGGAGGGGTTCGAGCGAACAAGGCGCCATTTTCTTTTCAAAAGAATCCGATTCCACCAGCGTGAAACGCAACAACTTGTCAACCAATCCGCTCAAATGTTGTCCTTGCGCGCATATGGCATGAATGGCCTTTTTTTGGCCCTCCGTCATTTTGGACGTATCGGAAGACAAAAGGGGGCCATAACCCAGGATCACCGTGAGCGGCGTTCGAAGTTTGTGGGAGATGAGAGACAGAAAATTCCGTTTGAGCATCTCGCCGCGTTTTTCCTCGGTCACGTCTTGCATCATGATGAGCGTTCCCTGCTCGGTCCCTTTTTCGTCAGGTTCCAGATGAACAAAAAGGGCGGAAACAACCAAATCTTTTCCGGCGCGTCGAACCCACTCCACCTCGTGGAGATGGTCTTTTTTAGAAAAAACCTCTTCCAATGGCGGCGTTGAATTAAAGTCAGGTAAAAGACCCGCTTGAAAAGTTTCACCCACCGTTTTTTCTGGAACCAATCCCAACAAACGAGTTGCTGAAGCGTTAATCAGCAAAATGCGGCGCTCGGCGTCCAACAACATCACCCCATCCGACATTTCAGAAAAAACAGTGTTTAATTTTTCTCTTTCCCGGGTCACTTCAGAAAACAAACGCGCGTTCTCAATGGCGATGGCCGCTTGACTCCCAAAAATTTCAAAAACCTCTTGGTCTTGGGAAGAAAATTGGCCGTCATGTTCCTTGTTCAGGGCCTCCACAACACCGATCAATTTCCCCTTGGCTTCCAAGGGCACCGCGAGGATGGATTTGGTTTGAAAACGCGTGGACTTGTCCACACGAGAGGAGAATCTTGGATCGGCGGAAACATCGTTGACGATCAAGGGGCGCCTTTCTTTGGCCACCCATCCCGCGATGCCTTCTCCCACCTTCAAGCGAATTTGTTTCACGGATGGACCGACGCTCCCCAAAGCCACATCGAAATACAATTCATTTTTAATTTCATCCAACAACAACAATGAAGAGGCTTCAGCCTTCACCACTTTGGTGGCCAACTCCATCACCGCTTGCAACACATCGGTGGCATCCAGTTTTGAGGAAAGGATACGGTTGGCTTGCAGAAGAAGTTCGAAATCTGATTGAGAGAGACTCATCGCCTCGACCGGTTTCGCTTGTTGACT
Coding sequences within:
- the tldD gene encoding Metalloprotease TldD, with the protein product MIPFFQELLGYGDFSDYFAEESSTLSLRWEEGRIESITRSDDSGAGLRYLNGAETRFAHADLNQPVSGKGSVENESKLIRLKNSLISGLSPKPCGASRGVISKTHNIRQSPTTVALEKKIALLERAYKAANTGPHIRQINVNYGEKIKNIFYLNSLGESYREERVYSVFSLTVVTARARDTQTAYESLGGLVGFELFEGDRVERLAAEVCKRAHLKLDAPQAPVGEMPVVIASSAGGTLIHEAIGHSLEADAVLEGTSPSYVGKIGTRVAHPKLTVYDDPTVPGARGSFHFDDEGTPSEPTRLIENGVLKTYLYDRLSAGKAGRNSNGHGRRESYAHRPIPRMSNTFVAPGPDDPADILRDFKNGLLVTKMGGGQVNTANGDFVFEVEEGFQVKNGIRTMVRGATLLGNGPKTLLEIDKVGSDHGWAIGTCGKEGQGVPVSDALPTVHIKKMVVGGQ
- the sasA_17 gene encoding Adaptive-response sensory-kinase SasA, with product MSLSQSDFELLLQANRILSSKLDATDVLQAVMELATKVVKAEASSLLLLDEIKNELYFDVALGSVGPSVKQIRLKVGEGIAGWVAKERRPLIVNDVSADPRFSSRVDKSTRFQTKSILAVPLEAKGKLIGVVEALNKEHDGQFSSQDQEVFEIFGSQAAIAIENARLFSEVTREREKLNTVFSEMSDGVMLLDAERRILLINASATRLLGLVPEKTVGETFQAGLLPDFNSTPPLEEVFSKKDHLHEVEWVRRAGKDLVVSALFVHLEPDEKGTEQGTLIMMQDVTEEKRGEMLKRNFLSLISHKLRTPLTVILGYGPLLSSDTSKMTEGQKKAIHAICAQGQHLSGLVDKLLRFTLVESDSFEKKMAPCSLEPLLHEAIKTGVEEGLEEKIKVDVSLASLPKISADPALLREVFKNLLENAFKFNDKPDKKILVDAKEQGDFVTLHVTDNGVGIPPEEQEKVFQKFYQVENSFTGQVAGAGLGLAFCKKVMEAMRGSILLESEIGKGTRVTLKFPKA